From a region of the Panicum virgatum strain AP13 chromosome 2K, P.virgatum_v5, whole genome shotgun sequence genome:
- the LOC120695839 gene encoding uncharacterized protein LOC120695839 — protein sequence MMNYWDEKIGQYSILEIRPSTTLLVPLRRLLHLPDKKRKVKVPAAVKVCIMEVLRSSRNGHLSNGTACLCRRGQVGERFFWACNNHSTSCTILTWHVATSILEVRYTHLDDEEQSSSINYKIAATRLSWYCAYLVTWCPELLPDDDEWNRSLYEDVKKDTKRVLAGCEAGDSLTPEAKCQQLIGLLAANAKHEVLKEGARLGDQLVELMVIQGEDTTVWKLMAEFWSEMILYVTPSDNLKGHKEAIARGGELITLLWVLLFHARIVSRPGEEDNAGGVV from the coding sequence ATGATGAATTATTGGGATGAGAAAATAGGTCAGTACTCTATCCTGGAGATTCGCCCGAGCACAACCTTGCTTGTACCTCTCAGGCGCCTCCTCCATTTGCCggataagaagaggaaggtCAAGGTGCCAGCAGCTGTGAAAGTTTGCATCATGGAAGTGCTAAGAAGCAGTAGAAATGGACACCTTAGCAACGGCACAGCATGTCTCTGCCGCCGGGGCCAAGTTGGTGAAAGGTTTTTCTGGGCTTGCAACAACCATAGTACATCTTGTACCATACTTACATGGCACGTCGCCACAAGCATCCTCGAGGTCAGGTACACACACCTAGATGATGAAGAACAAAGTTCGAGCATTAACTATAAGATCGCTGCCACTCGACTGTCATGGTATTGCGCCTACCTTGTGACATGGTGTCCAGAGTTGCTTCCTGACGATGATGAATGGAACAGGAGCCTGTATGAAGATGTCAAGAAAGACACTAAGCGTGTCCTTGCCGGCTGCGAAGCAGGAGACTCATTGACGCCAGAAGCCAAATGCCAACAGCTGATCGGATTGCTGGCTGCAAATGCAAAGCATGAGGTGCTCAAGGAAGGCGCGCGGCTGGGGGATCAGTTGGTGGAGCTGATGGTCATCCAAGGGGAGGATACGACGGTGTGGAAGTTGATGGCTGAATTCTGGTCAGAGATGATCCTGTATGTCACGCCGTCCGACAACCTGAAAGGGCACAAGGAGGCCATTGCCAGGGGCGGGGAGTTGATAACGCTGCTCTGGGTGTTGCTCTTCCATGCCAGGATCGTCAGCAGGCCGGGTGAAGAGGACAACGCTGGTGGTGTCGTTTAA